A single window of Silurus meridionalis isolate SWU-2019-XX chromosome 11, ASM1480568v1, whole genome shotgun sequence DNA harbors:
- the LOC124393120 gene encoding mucin-12-like isoform X18: MWCCKRLWLLLIALVHILDVRALGVWNRRPAQDWYSVDVKMGLDQTQGSSFLPDGGHNSTARRDESKANAGALQNSVVSHAGLSSSDALGTGFSGQSENIFNTIQGFQTQNVGLCAQSTSDQDVPTPEIQTSHGVQSFGMSNHQGLPSPCGGSQTGPAFIVTQQTSENAMSSGSMLGTSSFTNGYQTQGLTGYGLFQGLVSQFGSSQTQPGTNQLSFAPASTVTQQVTDSATTGGSSSFSIPSSPSGSQSPSAYWLSLGLSSPYGGFQTQPGTNQLGSVPASTVTQQVTDSATTGGSPSGSQSSTGYGLFQGLVSQFGSSQTQPGTNQLSSAPASTVTQQVTDSATTGGSPSGSQSSTGYGLFQGLVSQFGSSQTQPGTNQLSSAPASTVTQQVTDSATTGGSSSFSIPSSPSGSQSPSAYWLSLGLSSPYGGFQTQPGTNQLGSVPASTVTQQVTDSATTGGSPSGSQSSTGYGLFQGLVSQFGSSQTQPGTNQLSSAPASTVTQQVTDSATTGGSPSGSQSPSAYWLSLGLSSPYGGFQTQPGTNQLGSVPASTVTQQVTDSATTGDSPSGSQSSTGYGLFQGLVSQFGSSQTQPGTNQLSSAPASTVTQQVTDSATTGGSPSGSQSSTGYGLFQGLVSQFGSSQTQPGTNQLSSAPASTVTQQVTDSATTGGSSSFSIPSSPSGSQSPSAYWLSLGLSSPYGGFQTQPGTNQLSFAPASTVTQQVTDSATTGGSPSGSQSPSAYWLSLGLSSPYGGFQTQPGTNQLSSAPASTVTQQVTDSATTGGSPSGSQSSTGYGLFQGLVSQFGSSQTQPGTNQLSSAPASTVTQQVTDSATTGGSSSFSIPSSPSGSQSPSAYWLSLGLSSPYVGFQTQPGTNQLGSVPASTVTQQVTDSAPTGGSPSGSQSSTGYGLFQGLVSQFGSSQTQPGTNQLSSAPALTVTQQSAETGPSISPPVSVSSSLSGSQSPSAYWLSLGLSSPYGGFQTQPGTNQLASVPASTVTQQVTDSATTGGSSSFSISSSPSGSQSSTGYGLFQGLVNQFGSTQTQPGTNQLSSAPASTVTQQSAETGPSISPPVSLSSSLSGSHSPSAYWLSLGLSSPYGGFQTQPGTNQLSSAPASTVTQQVTDSATTGGSPSGSQSSTGYGLFQGLSSHDGGFQTQPGTNQLSSAPASTVTQQVTDSATTGGSSSFSIPSSPSGSQSSTGYGLFQGLVSQFGSSQTQQGTNQLSSAPASTVTQQSAESGPSISPPVSLSSSLSGSQSPSAYWLSLGLSSPFGGFQTQPGTNQLGSVPASTVTQQVTDSAPTGGSPSGSQSSTGYGLFQGLVSQFGSSQTQPGTNQLSFAPASTVTQQVTDSATTGGSSSFSIPSSPSGSQSPSAYWLSLGLSSPYGGFQTQPGTNQLGSVPASTVTQQVTDSATTGDSPSGSQSSTGYGLFQGLVSQFGSSQTQPGTNQLSSAPALTVTQQVTDSATTGGSPSGSQSPSAYWLSLGLSSPYGGFQTQPGTNQLGSVPASTVTQQVTDSATTGGSSSFSIPSSPSGSQSPSAYWLSLGLSSPYGGFQTQPGTNQLGSVPASTVTQQVTDSATTGDSPSGSQSSTGYGLFQGLVSQFGSSQTQPGTNQLSSAPASTVTQQVTDSATTGGSPSGSQSSTGYGLFQGLVSQFGSSQTQPGTNQLSFAPASTVTQQVTDSATTGGSSSFSIPSSPSGSQSPSAYWLSLGLSSPYGGFQTQPGTNQLGSVPASTVTQQVTDSATTGGSPSGSQSSTGYGLFQGLVSQFGSSQTQPGTNQLSSAPASTVTQQVTDSATTGGSSSFSIPSSPSGSQSPSAYWLSLGLSSPYGGFQTQPGTNQLGSVPASTVTQQVTDSATTGGSPSGSQSPSAYWLSLGLSSPYGGFQTQPGTNQLGSVPASTVTQQVTDSATTGGSPSGSQSSTGYGLFQGLVSQFGSSQTQPGTNQLSFAPASTVTQQVTDSATTGGSSSFSIPSSPSGSQSPSAYWLSLGLSSPYGGFQTQPGTNQLGSVPASTVTQQVTDSATTGGSPSGSQSSTGYGLFQGLVSQFGSSQTQPGTNQLSSAPASTVTQQVTDSATTGGSPSGSQSSTGYGLFQGLVSQFGSSQTQPGTNQLSSAPASTVTQQVTDSATTGGSPSGSQSSTGYGLFQGLVSQFGSSQTQPGTNQLSSAPASTVTQQVTDSATTGGSSSFSIPSSPSGSQSPSAYWLSLGLSSPYGGFQTQPGTNQLSSAPASTVTQQVTDSATTGGSSSFSIPSSPSGSQSSTGYGLFQGLSSPYGGFQTQPGTNQLSSAPASTVTQQVTDSATTGGSPSGSQSSTGYGLFQGLSSHDGGFQTQPGTNQLSSAPASTVTQQVTDSATTGGSSSFSIPSSPSGSQSSTGYGLFQGLVSQFGSSQTQQGTNQLSSAPASTVTQQSAESGPSISPPVSLSSSLSGSQSPSAYWLSLGLSSPFGGFQTQPGTNQLGSVPASTVTQQVTDSATTGGSSSFSISSSPSGSQSSTGYGLFQGLVNQFGSTQTQPGTNQLSSAPASTVTQQSAETGPSISPPVSLSSSLSGSQSPSAYWLSLGLSSPYGGFQTQPGTNQLGSVPASTVTQQVTDSGTTGGSPSGSQSSSGYGLFQGLVSQSGSSQTQPGTNQLSSVPALTVTQQSVESGPSISPPVSLSSSLSGSQSPSAYWLSLGLSSPYGGFQTQQGTNQLSSAPASTVTQQVTGSATTGGSPSGSQSSTGYGLSQQGTNYLGSVTALTSSSASSAFQSQTLSQEQSHNVQQLGTFNQMLPAFWFGHQSCKNNVFSGSSNISKLTSH; encoded by the exons ATGTGGTGCTGCAAAAG GCTCTGGTTACTCTTAATTGCTTTAGTTCACATACTGGATGTAAGGGCACTTGGAG TGTGGAACAGAAGGCCTGCACAGGATTGGTACAGTGTTGATGTAAAGATGGGTCTTGATCAGACTCAAGGAAGCAGTTTCCTTCCTGATGGTGGCCACAACTCCACAGCCAGGAGGGATGAAAGTAAAGCCAATGCTGGAGCTTTGCAAAATAGTGTAGTCTCTCATGCAGGCTTATCTTCATCAGATGCCCTGGGAACTGGATTTTCTGGTCAGTCAGAGAATATATTTAACACCATTCAAGGCTTCCAAACTCAGAATGTTGGTTTGTGTGCTCAATCCACATCTGATCAGGATGTTCCAACCCCTGAGATTCAGACCAGCCATGGGGTTCAATCTTTTGGCATGTCAAACCATCAAGGGCTTCCAAGCCCATGTGGTGGTAGTCAAACAGGCCCTGCCTTTATTGTGACTCAGCAGACCTCAGAAAATGCAATGTCCAGTGGTTCAATGCTTGGTACATCAAGCTTTACCAATGGTTATCAAACCCAAGGCTTGACTGGCTATGGACTGTTTCAAGGGCTTGTGAGCCAGTTTGGTAGTTCCCagacacagccaggcacaaatcaaCTGAGTTTTGCTCCTGCTTCAACTGTGACCCAGCAGGTAACTGACAGTGCTACAACAGGAGGCTCCTCTAGTTTCAGCATCCCAAGCTCtcctagtggttctcaaagccCCTCTGCCTATTGGCTTTCCCTAGGCCTTTCCAGCCCATATGGTGGTTTCCagacacagccaggcacaaatcaaCTGGGCTCTGTTCCTGCTTCAACTGTGACCCAGCAGGTAACTGACAGTGCTACAACAGGAGGCTCtcctagtggttctcaaagctcAACTGGCTATGGACTGTTTCAAGGACTTGTGAGCCAGTTTGGTAGTTCCCagacacagccaggcacaaatcaactgagttctgctcctgcttcaactgtgacccagcaggtaactgacagtgctacaacaggaggctctcctagtggttctcaaagctcAACTGGTTATGGACTGTTTCAAGGACTTGTGAGCCAGTTTGGTAGTTCCCagacacagccaggcacaaatcaaCTGAGTTCTGCTCCTGCTTCAACTGTGACCCAGCAGGTAACTGACAGTGCTACAACAGGAGGCTCCTCTAGTTTCAGCATCCCAAGCTCtcctagtggttctcaaagccCCTCTGCCTATTGGCTTTCCCTAGGCCTTTCCAGCCCATATGGTGGTTTCCagacacagccaggcacaaatcaaCTGGGCTCTGTTCCTGCTTCAACTGTGACCCAGCAGGTAACTGACAGTGCTACAACAGGAGGCTCtcctagtggttctcaaagctcAACTGGCTATGGACTGTTTCAAGGACTTGTGAGCCAGTTTGGTAGTTCCCagacacagccaggcacaaatcaactgagttctgctcctgcttcaactgtgacccagcaggtaactgacagtgctacaacaggaggctctcctagtggttctcaaagccCCTCTGCCTATTGGCTTTCCCTAGGCCTTTCCAGCCCTTATGGTGGTTTCCagacacagccaggcacaaatcaaCTGGGCTCTGTTCCTGCTTCAACTGTGACCCAGCAGGTAACTGACAGTGCTACAACAGGAGACTCtcctagtggttctcaaagctcAACTGGCTATGGACTGTTTCAAGGACTTGTGAGCCAGTTTGGTAGTTCCCagacacagccaggcacaaatcaactgagttctgctcctgcttcaactgtgacccagcaggtaactgacagtgctacaacaggaggctctcctagtggttctcaaagctcAACTGGTTATGGACTGTTTCAAGGACTTGTGAGCCAGTTTGGTAGTTCCCagacacagccaggcacaaatcaaCTGAGTTCTGCTCCTGCTTCAACTGTGACCCAGCAGGTAACTGACAGTGCTACAACAGGAG GCTCCTCTAGTTTCAGCATCCCAAGCTCtcctagtggttctcaaagccCCTCTGCCTATTGGCTTTCCCTAGGCCTTTCCAGCCCATATGGTGGCTTCCagacacagccaggcacaaatcaactgagttttgctcctgcttcaactgtgacccagcaggtaactgacagtgctacaacaggaggctctcctagtggttctcaaagccCCTCTGCCTATTGGCTTTCCCTAGGCCTTTCCAGCCCTTATGGTGGTTTCCagacacagccag gcacaaatcaaCTGAGTTCTGCTCCTGCTTCAACTGTGACCCAGCAGGTAACTGACAGTGCTACAACAGGAG GCTCtcctagtggttctcaaagctcAACTGGTTATGGACTGTTTCAAGGACTTGTGAGCCAGTTTGGTAGTTCCCagacacagccaggcacaaatcaactgagttctgctcctgcttcaactgtgacccagcaggtaactgacagtgctacaacaggag GCTCCTCTAGTTTCAGCATCCCAAGCTCtcctagtggttctcaaagccCCTCTGCCTATTGGCTTTCCCTAGGCCTTTCCAGCCCTTATGTTGGTTTCCAGACACAGCCAGGAACAAATCAACTGGGCTCTGTTCCTGCTTCAACTGTGACCCAGCAGGTAACTGACAGTGCTCCAACAGGAGGCTCtcctagtggttctcaaagctcAACTGGCTATGGACTGTTTCAAGGACTTGTGAGCCAGTTTGGTAGTTCCCagacacagccaggcacaaatcaaCTGAGTTCTGCTCCTGCTTTAACTGTGACCCAACAGTCTGCTGAGACTGGACCATCCATTAGCCCTCCTGTTTCAGTGTCCTCCAGTTTGAGTGGTTCTCAAAGCCCCTCTGCCTATTGGCTTTCCCTAGGCCTTTCCAGCCCATATGGTGGTTTCCagacacagccaggcacaaatcaaCTGGCCTCTGTTCCTGCTTCAACTGTGACCCAGCAGGTAACTGACAGTGCTACAACAGGAGGCTCCTCTAGTTTCAGCATCTCCAGCTCtcctagtggttctcaaagctcAACTGGCTATGGACTGTTTCAAGGACTTGTGAACCAGTTTGGTAGTACCCagacacagccaggcacaaatcaaCTGAGTTCTGCTCCTGCTTCAACTGTGACCCAACAGTCTGCTGAGACTGGACCATCCATTAGCCCTCCTGTTTCATTGTCCTCCAGTTTGAGTGGTTCTCACAGCCCCTCTGCCTATTGGCTTTCCCTAGGCCTTTCCAGCCCATATGGTGGTTTCCagacacagccaggcacaaatcaactgagttctgctcctgcttcaactgtgacccagcaggtaactgacagtgctacaacaggaggctctcctagtggttctcaaagctcAACTGGCTATGGACTGTTTCAAGGACTTTCCAGCCATGATGGTGGTTTCCagacacagccaggcacaaatcaaCTGAGTTCTGCTCCTGCTTCAACTGTGACCCAGCAGGTAACTGACAGTGCTACAACAGGAGGCTCCTCTAGTTTCAGCATCCCAAGCTCtcctagtggttctcaaagctcAACTGGCTATGGACTGTTTCAAGGACTTGTGAGCCAGTTTGGTAGTTCCCAGACACAGCAAGGCACAAATCAACTGAGTTCTGCTCCTGCTTCAACTGTAACCCAACAGTCTGCTGAGAGTGGACCATCCATTAGCCCTCCTGTTTCATTGTCCTCCAGTTTGAGTGGGTCTCAAAGCCCCTCTGCCTATTGGCTTTCCCTAGGCCTTTCCAGCCCATTTGGTGGTTTCCAGACACAGCCAGGAACAAATCAACTGGGCTCTGTTCCTGCTTCAACTGTGACCCAGCAGGTAACTGACAGTGCTCCAACAGGAGGCTCtcctagtggttctcaaagctcAACTGGCTATGGACTGTTTCAAGGACTTGTGAGCCAGTTTGGTAGTTCCCagacacagccaggcacaaatcaaCTGAGTTTTGCTCCTGCTTCAACTGTGACCCAGCAGGTAACTGACAGTGCTACAACAGGAGGCTCCTCTAGTTTCAGCATCCCAA gctctcctagtggttctcaaagccCCTCTGCCTATTGGCTTTCCCTAGGCCTTTCCAGCCCTTATGGTGGTTTCCagacacagccaggcacaaatcaaCTGGGCTCTGTTCCTGCTTCAACTGTGACCCAGCAGGTAACTGACAGTGCTACAACAGGAGACTCtcctagtggttctcaaagctcAACTGGCTATGGACTGTTTCAAGGACTTGTGAGCCAGTTTGGTAGTTCCCagacacagccaggcacaaatcaactgagttctgctcctgctttaactgtgacccagcaggtaactgacagtgctacaacaggaggctctcctagtggttctcaaagccCCTCTGCCTATTGGCTTTCCCTAGGCCTTTCCAGCCCTTATGGTGGTTTCCagacacagccaggcacaaatcaaCTGGGCTCTGTTCCTGCTTCAACTGTGACCCAGCAGGTAACTGACAGTGCTACAACAGGAG GCTCCTCTAGTTTCAGCATCCCAA gctctcctagtggttctcaaagccCCTCTGCCTATTGGCTTTCCCTAGGCCTTTCCAGCCCTTATGGTGGTTTCCagacacagccaggcacaaatcaaCTGGGCTCTGTTCCTGCTTCAACTGTGACCCAGCAGGTAACTGACAGTGCTACAACAGGAGACTCtcctagtggttctcaaagctcAACTGGCTATGGACTGTTTCAAGGACTTGTGAGCCAGTTTGGTAGTTCCCagacacagccag gcacaaatcaactgagttctgctcctgcttcaactgtgacccagcaggtaactgacagtgctacaacaggaggctctcctagtggttctcaaagctcAACTGGTTATGGACTGTTTCAAGGACTTGTGAGCCAGTTTGGTAGTTCCCagacacagccaggcacaaatcaaCTGAGTTTTGCTCCTGCTTCAACTGTGACCCAGCAGGTAACTGACAGTGCTACAACAGGAGGCTCCTCTAGTTTCAGCATCCCAAGCTCtcctagtggttctcaaagccCCTCTGCCTATTGGCTTTCCCTAGGCCTTTCCAGCCCATATGGTGGTTTCCagacacagccaggcacaaatcaaCTGGGCTCTGTTCCTGCTTCAACTGTGACCCAGCAGGTAACTGACAGTGCTACAACAGGAGGCTCtcctagtggttctcaaagctcAACTGGCTATGGACTGTTTCAAGGACTTGTGAGCCAGTTTGGTAGTTCCCagacacagccaggcacaaatcaactgagttctgctcctgcttcaactgtgacccagcaggtaactgacagtgctacaacaggag GCTCCTCTAGTTTCAGCATCCCAAGCTCtcctagtggttctcaaagccCCTCTGCCTATTGGCTTTCCCTAGGCCTTTCCAGCCCATATGGTGGTTTCCagacacagccaggcacaaatcaaCTGGGCTCTGTTCCTGCTTCAACTGTGACCCAGCAGGTAACTGACAGTGCTACAACAGGAG gctctcctagtggttctcaaagccCCTCTGCCTATTGGCTTTCCCTAGGCCTTTCCAGCCCTTATGGTGGTTTCCagacacagccaggcacaaatcaaCTGGGCTCTGTTCCTGCTTCAACTGTGACCCAGCAGGTAACTGACAGTGCTACAACAGGAGGCTCtcctagtggttctcaaagctcAACTGGCTATGGACTGTTTCAAGGACTTGTGAGCCAGTTTGGTAGTTCCCagacacagccaggcacaaatcaaCTGAGTTTTGCTCCTGCTTCAACTGTGACCCAGCAGGTAACTGACAGTGCTACAACAGGAGGCTCCTCTAGTTTCAGCATCCCAAGCTCtcctagtggttctcaaagccCCTCTGCCTATTGGCTTTCCCTAGGCCTTTCCAGCCCATATGGTGGTTTCCagacacagccaggcacaaatcaaCTGGGCTCTGTTCCTGCTTCAACTGTGACCCAGCAGGTAACTGACAGTGCTACAACAGGAGGCTCtcctagtggttctcaaagctcAACTGGCTATGGACTGTTTCAAGGACTTGTGAGCCAGTTTGGTAGTTCCCagacacagccaggcacaaatcaactgagttctgctcctgcttcaactgtgacccagcaggtaactgacagtgctacaacaggaggctctcctagtggttctcaaagctcAACTGGTTATGGACTGTTTCAAGGACTTGTGAGCCAGTTTGGTAGTTCCCagacacagccaggcacaaatcaaCTGAGTTCTGCTCCTGCTTCAACTGTGACCCAGCAGGTAACTGACAGTGCTACAACAGGAG GCTCtcctagtggttctcaaagctcAACTGGTTATGGACTGTTTCAAGGACTTGTGAGCCAGTTTGGTAGTTCCCagacacagccaggcacaaatcaactgagttctgctcctgcttcaactgtgacccagcaggtaactgacagtgctacaacaggag GCTCCTCTAGTTTCAGCATCCCAAGCTCtcctagtggttctcaaagccCCTCTGCCTATTGGCTTTCCCTAG GCCTTTCCAGCCCATATGGTGGTTTCCagacacagccaggcacaaatcaaCTGAGTTCTGCTCCTGCTTCAACTGTGACCCAGCAGGTAACTGACAGTGCTACAACAGGAGGCTCCTCTAGTTTCAGCATCCCAAGCTCtcctagtg GTTCTCAAAGCTCAACTGGCTATGGACTGTTTCAAGGACTTTCCAGCCCATATGGTGGTTTCCagacacagccaggcacaaatcaactgagttctgctcctgcttcaactgtgacccagcaggtaactgacagtgctacaacaggaggctctcctagtggttctcaaagctcAACTGGCTATGGACTGTTTCAAGGACTTTCCAGCCATGATGGTGGTTTCCagacacagccaggcacaaatcaaCTGAGTTCTGCTCCTGCTTCAACTGTGACCCAGCAGGTAACTGACAGTGCTACAACAGGAG GCTCCTCTAGTTTCAGCATCCCAAGCTCtcctagtggttctcaaagctcAACTGGCTATGGACTGTTTCAAGGACTTGTGAGCCAGTTTGGTAGTTCCCAGACACAGCAAGGCACAAATCAACTGAGTTCTGCTCCTGCTTCAACTGTAACCCAACAGTCTGCTGAGAGTGGACCATCCATTAGCCCTCCTGTTTCATTGTCCTCCAGTTTGAGTGGGTCTCAAAGCCCCTCTGCCTATTGGCTTTCCCTAGGCCTTTCCAGCCCATTTGGTGGTTTCCAGACACAGCCAGGAACAAATCAACTGGGCTCTGTTCCTGCTTCAACTGTGACCCAGCAGGTAACTGACAGTGCTACAACAGGAG GCTCCTCTAGTTTCAGCATCTCCAGCTCtcctagtggttctcaaagctcAACTGGCTATGGACTGTTTCAAGGACTTGTGAACCAGTTTGGTAGTACCCagacacagccaggcacaaatcaaCTGAGTTCTGCTCCTGCTTCAACTGTGACCCAACAGTCTGCTGAGACTGGACCATCCATTAGCCCTCCTGTTTCATTGTCCTCCAGTTTGAGTG gttctcaaagccCCTCTGCCTATTGGCTTTCCCTAGGCCTTTCCAGCCCATATGGTGGTTTCCagacacagccaggcacaaatcaaCTGGGCTCTGTTCCTGCTTCAACTGTAACCCAGCAGGTAACTGACAGTGGTACAACAGGAGGCTCtcctagtggttctcaaagctcATCTGGCTATGGACTGTTTCAAGGACTTGTGAGCCAGTCTGGTAGTTCCCagacacagccaggcacaaatcaaCTGAGTTCTGTTCCTGCTTTAACTGTGACCCAACAGTCTGTTGAGAGTGGACCATCCATTAGCCCTCCTGTTTCATTGTCCTCCAGTTTGAGTGGTTCTCAAAGCCCCTCTGCCTATTGGCTTTCCCTAGGCCTTTCCAGCCCATATGGTGGTTTCCAGACACAGCAAGGCACAAATCAACTGAGTTCTGCTCCTGCTTCAACTGTGACCCAGCAGGTAACTGGCAGTGCTACAACAGGAGGCTCtcctagtggttctcaaagctcAACTGGCTATGGACTGTCACAGCAAGGCACAAATTATTTGGGCTCTGTTACTGCTTTAACTAGTAGCTCTGCTTCCAGTGCATTTCAAAGCCAAACTTTGTCTCAAGAACAGAGCCATAATGTACAGCAACTTGGGACCTTCAATCAGATGCTTCCTGCTTTTTGGTTTGGCCACCAGTCTTGTAAAAATAACGTGTTCAGTGGTTCTTCCAATATTTCCAAGCTTACCTCACATTAA